In the genome of Montipora foliosa isolate CH-2021 chromosome 3, ASM3666993v2, whole genome shotgun sequence, one region contains:
- the LOC137997452 gene encoding DNA fragmentation factor subunit alpha-like, whose product MAATSRRPYKVCSSDRRKNIGIVAASLEELKEKAGSKLDISSASCRVFLETDGTEVDDEEYFAFLEDQTKFMIVFDGEDWSPGSQYDSLQSQGSVSSFNASLEINESIEFDGTDAGETEDSIPTDLLHKIKNDPTFFISFSEKNLENVINFDCDQFATALGKSVAEAEYSQETCQRELDRRREFKEATQLLKMLERVQKNETLVGNKRPRPTSEQQLT is encoded by the exons atggctgcaaCCTCTCGGCGGCCTTACAAAGTTTGCAGCTCTGACCGAAGAAAAAACATAGGCATCGTCGCAGCAAGCCTCGAGGAACTTAAAGAAAAAGCCGGTTCCAAGTTAGATATCTCATCGGCGAGTTGCCGCGTGTTTCTTGAGACAGATGGGACCGAGGTAGATGATGAGGAGTATTTTGCTTTTCTTGAAGATCAAACGAAGTTTATGATTGTCTTCGATGGTGAAGATTGGTCCCCTGGCTCTCAAT ATGACAGTTTACAAAGTCAAGGGAGTGTCAGCAGTTTTAATGCAAGCTTGGAAATAAATGAGAGTATAGAATTTGATGGCACAGATGCTGGGGAAACTGAAGACAGTATTCCAACTGATTTATTACACAAGATAAAAAACGACcctacattttttatttcattttctgaaaaaaacctTGAAAATGTGATTAACTTTGATTGTGATCAGTTTGCAACAGCTCTTGGAAAGAGTGTTGCTGAAGCTGAATACAGCCAAGAGACCTGTCAGCGTGAACTAGACAGACGGAGAGAATTCAAGGAAGCTACCCAGCTGTTAAAAATGTTAGAAAGGGTTCAGAAAAATGAGACACTTGTGGGGAACAAGAGACCTAGACCAACATCTGAACAACAACTAACATAA